One Panicum virgatum strain AP13 chromosome 3N, P.virgatum_v5, whole genome shotgun sequence DNA segment encodes these proteins:
- the LOC120667078 gene encoding uncharacterized protein LOC120667078, whose protein sequence is MSSGLPYNQNEARIESVEISGGSRPRRASRHRALQHTRGGRLSPVPGSTEAEAASHSAASAARNAWRGAPSSALLLAACRRRPFPFSNSYWPPSPSPSPTAVTPPFLDASPAQGPGPSSRIRIAAGGGNPRNSCGALPPASICGALATPSATSVACPHDGIVSSCAPCNLSWGEAITAAGTRKNDSIFSELQTQIKNKKLTVDVKASSESDPSTWAKKEGLEMKELCRIRRGNKQDGFVRVMVFFHKF, encoded by the exons ATGTCTTCAGGCCTCCCCTATAATCAGAATGAAGCAAGAATTGAATCAGTAGAAATAAGTGGTGGCAG ccgccctcgccgcgccaGCCGCCACCGCGCGCTCCAGCATACCCGCGGCGGGCGCCTCTCGCCCGTGCCGGGCAGCACGGAGGCTGAAGCAGCCTCGCACTCGGCCGCTAGCGCCGCGCGGAACGCGTGGAGGGgcgcgccgagctcggcgctcctcctcgccgcttGCCGCCGCAGGCCCTTCCCCTTCTCAAATTCCTACTGgcccccttctccttctccttccccgaCCGCCGTCACCCCCCCCTTCCTCGACGCGTCGCCGGCCCAAGGTCCCGGACCCTCCTCTCGGATACGAATCGCGGCGGGTGGCGGAAACCCTAGGAACTCCTGTGGTGCCCTGCCCCCTGCATCCATCTGTGGCGCACTCGCGACGCCCTCGGCGACTTCTGTGGCCTGCCCTCACGACGGCATCGTCTCCAGCTGCGCGCCCTGCAACTTGAGTTGGGGCGAG GCAATCACAGCTGCAGGAACAAGAAAAAATGATTCCATATTTAGCGAGCTTCAAACCCAGATTAAGAACAAGAAGTTGACAGTTGATGTCAAGGCTAGCTCAGAGTCAGAT CCTTCCACATGGGCAAAGAAGGAAGGCCTAGAAATGAAGGAGCTCTGCAGGATACGCCGAG GAAACAAGCAAGATGGATTTGTTCGGGTTATGGTGTTCTTCCATAAGTTTTAG